A portion of the Krasilnikovia cinnamomea genome contains these proteins:
- a CDS encoding DUF485 domain-containing protein translates to MTPDDPGPGTRDVTTADRYVAVQQSAEFGELRHKLRRFIFPTTIAFFLWYALYVLLSAYARDFMSIKIIGNINVALVFGLLQFVSTFLIAWYYARYAAKELDPLADKIHAEIESGEA, encoded by the coding sequence CTGACCCCCGATGACCCGGGACCCGGGACCCGGGACGTCACGACGGCGGACCGGTACGTCGCCGTCCAGCAGTCCGCGGAGTTCGGCGAGCTGCGGCACAAGCTTCGCCGGTTCATCTTCCCGACCACGATCGCGTTCTTTCTCTGGTACGCGCTGTACGTGCTGCTCTCGGCGTACGCGCGGGACTTCATGAGTATCAAGATCATCGGCAACATCAACGTCGCGCTGGTCTTCGGCCTGCTCCAGTTCGTCTCGACGTTCCTCATCGCCTGGTACTACGCCCGGTACGCCGCCAAGGAGCTGGACCCCCTGGCCGACAAGATCCACGCTGAGATCGAGAGCGGGGAGGCGTGA
- a CDS encoding NAD-dependent epimerase/dehydratase family protein has product MAVTQRYGPGHRILVSGGGGFVPSHVVDALLARGCTVVALDNFVTGSRDNLAHLATEPRFTLVEADVTEGLPAHPALADRFDAILHMASPASPTDFAKLPMEILKVGSIGTMALLDRAVADAARFLMASTSEAYGDPLVHPQPESYWGNVNPIGVRAVYDESKRFSEAATMAYHRYHGLDTAIVRIFNTYGPRMRPDDGRAIPTFISQALRGAALTVQGTGTQTRSITYVDDLVRGILLLLDSTETGPINCGTEHEMTMLDLARLIVELSGSSSTIELVPRAADDPEKRRPDLTLARTLLGYEPQVGPEEGLRRTIEFFRN; this is encoded by the coding sequence ATGGCAGTCACGCAGAGGTACGGCCCCGGGCATCGGATTCTGGTCAGCGGGGGCGGCGGCTTCGTGCCTTCGCACGTGGTGGACGCGCTGCTGGCGCGGGGGTGCACCGTCGTGGCGCTGGACAACTTCGTCACCGGCTCCCGGGACAACCTGGCCCACCTCGCCACCGAGCCCCGCTTCACGCTGGTCGAGGCGGACGTGACCGAGGGACTGCCGGCCCACCCGGCGCTGGCGGACCGGTTCGACGCGATCCTGCACATGGCGTCACCGGCCAGCCCGACCGACTTCGCCAAGCTGCCGATGGAGATCCTCAAGGTCGGCTCGATCGGCACCATGGCGCTGCTGGACCGCGCGGTGGCCGACGCGGCCCGCTTCCTGATGGCCTCCACCTCCGAGGCGTACGGCGACCCGCTGGTGCACCCGCAGCCCGAGTCGTACTGGGGCAACGTCAACCCGATCGGCGTGCGGGCGGTCTACGACGAGTCGAAGCGCTTCTCCGAGGCCGCCACGATGGCGTACCACCGCTACCACGGCCTGGACACGGCCATCGTGCGGATCTTCAACACGTACGGGCCGCGCATGCGCCCGGACGACGGCCGCGCGATCCCCACGTTCATCAGCCAGGCGCTGCGCGGGGCCGCCCTGACCGTGCAGGGCACCGGCACCCAGACCCGCTCGATCACGTACGTGGACGACCTGGTCCGCGGGATCCTGCTGCTGCTCGACTCGACCGAGACCGGGCCGATCAACTGCGGCACCGAGCACGAGATGACGATGCTCGACCTGGCCCGGCTCATCGTCGAGCTGTCCGGCAGCAGCTCGACGATCGAGCTGGTGCCGCGCGCCGCGGACGACCCGGAGAAGCGCCGTCCCGACCTCACTCTGGCCCGCACCCTGCTGGGCTACGAGCCGCAGGTCGGGCCCGAGGAGGGGCTGCGCCGGACGATCGAGTTCTTCAGGAACTGA
- a CDS encoding UTRA domain-containing protein, protein MTDQRGETTSDPYVRAGAGDAWSADAAARGKSGSQRLLDVSVTAEVPASVRTALRLNDTDRVVRRRRLMLLDDRPVEIATSYYPASIAADSDLASPGKIRGGAVAALAAIGHAPADVVEQIIARHPEADEAELLDVEWHEPILVLTRTNVDAAGQAVEHAVNCMVARLCGPLTYRMRRSAT, encoded by the coding sequence ATGACGGACCAGCGCGGCGAAACGACGTCCGATCCATACGTACGCGCGGGCGCGGGCGACGCGTGGTCGGCGGACGCCGCCGCCCGAGGCAAGTCAGGCAGTCAGCGCCTGCTCGATGTGTCCGTCACGGCGGAGGTCCCCGCCTCTGTCCGAACCGCCCTGCGTCTGAACGACACCGACCGTGTGGTTCGCCGGCGCCGCCTGATGCTGCTGGACGACCGTCCGGTGGAGATTGCGACGTCCTACTACCCGGCCTCCATCGCGGCCGATTCTGATCTCGCCAGCCCAGGAAAGATTCGGGGTGGTGCGGTAGCCGCACTCGCCGCAATCGGCCACGCTCCCGCCGACGTCGTCGAGCAGATCATCGCTCGCCACCCGGAGGCGGACGAGGCGGAATTGCTGGATGTGGAGTGGCACGAGCCGATCCTCGTCCTGACCCGTACGAACGTCGATGCCGCGGGCCAAGCCGTTGAGCACGCGGTCAACTGCATGGTCGCGCGGCTGTGCGGACCCCTCACCTACCGGATGCGACGATCGGCTACGTGA
- a CDS encoding flavin reductase family protein, producing the protein MGYVSSPEGENDPVNPIEPGAQIHSTDPFATPDQERSPLRRLRGRLAAAVTLWTAPGPAGLTVSSVVVADGDPGRIAGLVDEESDFWDAASVAGRFAVILLDVDDQQLADRFAGLMPAPGGLFAQGAWEQTEYGPVPAGARTWAGCRLDGSRPFGWSLLVEATIETVRLDAAPDPLAHFRGRYRRLAD; encoded by the coding sequence ATCGGCTACGTGAGTTCTCCGGAGGGCGAGAATGATCCTGTGAATCCGATCGAGCCCGGCGCGCAGATCCACTCCACGGACCCGTTCGCCACCCCTGACCAGGAGCGCTCACCGCTACGTAGGCTGCGCGGCCGCCTCGCCGCCGCGGTCACCCTGTGGACCGCCCCCGGCCCGGCCGGCCTCACCGTCTCCTCCGTGGTCGTCGCGGACGGCGACCCCGGCCGGATCGCGGGCCTGGTGGACGAGGAAAGCGACTTCTGGGACGCCGCCTCGGTGGCGGGCCGCTTCGCGGTCATCCTCCTCGACGTGGACGACCAGCAGCTCGCCGACCGCTTCGCGGGCCTGATGCCCGCACCGGGCGGCCTGTTCGCGCAGGGCGCCTGGGAGCAGACCGAATACGGCCCGGTGCCCGCCGGGGCCCGCACCTGGGCGGGCTGCCGCCTCGACGGGTCACGCCCGTTCGGCTGGTCGCTGCTGGTGGAGGCGACCATCGAGACGGTACGGCTGGACGCCGCCCCGGATCCGCTGGCGCACTTCCGCGGCCGCTACCGTCGCCTGGCCGACTGA
- a CDS encoding solute symporter family protein encodes MEPHLFAAEAATSTSRTLTITLFLVFVAFTLGITVWASRQTKTATDFYAGGRSFSGFQNGMAIGGDYMSAASFLGIAGLIALYGYDGFLYSIGFLVAWLVALLLVAEFLRNSGRYTMADVLAFRMRQRPVRTAASVSTIAVSIFYLIAQMVGAGALVSLLLGIKADTTFLGMDADTAKVATIILVGALMIIYVVVGGMKGTTYVQIVKAFMLMGGALVMTLLVLAHYKFNLSTLLGDAAKASGKGDAFLEPGLRYGVEKPTALETFYSKMDLFSLGIALVLGTAGLPHILTRFYTVPTSRTARKSVLWAIGIIGTFYLFTLALGFGAAALVGGTAITAQDKAGNTAAPQLAQALGIDYFGGETGGAVLLAIIAAVAFATILAVVAGLTLASSSSVAHDFYASVIRRGQASERDEVRVARIAALVIGAIAIGLSIYAQSLNVAFLVALAFAVAASANLPAILYSLFWGRFNTSGALWAIYGGLTSAIVLVFFSPVVSGSPTAMFPDQDWHWFPLNNPGIISIPIGFFCGWLGTVISKEQDSVKYAELEVRSLTGHGAH; translated from the coding sequence ATGGAACCGCATCTGTTCGCCGCGGAGGCGGCCACCTCGACCTCCCGTACGCTGACGATCACGCTCTTTCTGGTCTTCGTCGCCTTTACCTTGGGGATCACGGTCTGGGCCAGCCGGCAGACCAAGACCGCGACGGACTTCTACGCGGGCGGCCGGTCGTTCTCCGGCTTCCAGAACGGCATGGCCATCGGCGGGGACTACATGTCGGCCGCGTCGTTCCTGGGCATCGCCGGCCTGATCGCCCTGTACGGCTACGACGGCTTCCTCTACTCCATCGGCTTCCTGGTCGCCTGGCTCGTCGCGTTGCTGCTGGTCGCGGAGTTCCTGCGCAACTCGGGCCGGTACACGATGGCCGACGTGCTGGCGTTCCGGATGCGCCAGCGTCCGGTGCGCACCGCGGCGTCGGTCTCCACTATCGCCGTGTCGATCTTCTACCTGATCGCCCAGATGGTCGGCGCGGGGGCGCTGGTCAGCCTGCTGCTGGGCATCAAGGCGGACACCACCTTCCTGGGCATGGACGCGGACACCGCCAAGGTCGCCACGATCATCCTGGTCGGGGCCCTGATGATCATTTACGTGGTGGTCGGCGGCATGAAGGGCACCACGTACGTGCAGATCGTCAAGGCGTTCATGCTGATGGGCGGCGCCCTGGTGATGACGCTGCTGGTGCTGGCGCACTACAAGTTCAACCTGTCCACCCTGCTGGGCGACGCCGCCAAGGCGTCCGGCAAGGGCGACGCGTTCCTCGAACCGGGCCTGCGGTACGGCGTCGAGAAGCCCACCGCGCTGGAGACCTTCTACAGCAAGATGGACCTGTTCTCGCTCGGCATCGCCCTGGTGCTGGGCACGGCCGGGCTGCCGCACATCCTGACCCGGTTTTATACGGTCCCGACGAGCCGGACCGCCCGCAAGAGCGTGCTCTGGGCGATCGGCATCATCGGCACCTTCTACCTGTTCACCCTGGCCCTCGGGTTCGGGGCGGCGGCCCTGGTCGGCGGCACGGCGATCACCGCCCAGGACAAGGCCGGTAACACCGCGGCCCCGCAGCTCGCCCAAGCGCTCGGCATCGACTACTTCGGCGGGGAGACCGGCGGGGCGGTGTTGCTGGCGATCATCGCGGCGGTCGCGTTCGCCACGATCCTCGCCGTGGTCGCGGGCCTGACGCTGGCGTCGTCGTCGAGCGTGGCGCACGACTTCTACGCCAGCGTGATCCGCCGCGGGCAGGCGTCCGAGCGCGACGAGGTCCGGGTGGCCCGGATCGCGGCGCTGGTCATCGGCGCGATCGCGATCGGGTTGTCGATCTACGCGCAGAGCCTGAACGTGGCGTTCCTGGTGGCGCTGGCGTTCGCGGTGGCGGCCTCGGCGAACCTGCCCGCGATCCTGTACAGCCTGTTCTGGGGCCGGTTCAACACCTCCGGCGCGCTGTGGGCGATCTACGGCGGCCTGACGTCCGCGATCGTGCTGGTGTTCTTCTCACCCGTGGTGTCCGGCTCGCCGACCGCCATGTTCCCGGACCAGGACTGGCACTGGTTCCCGCTGAACAACCCCGGGATCATCTCCATCCCGATCGGCTTCTTCTGCGGCTGGCTCGGCACGGTGATCTCCAAGGAGCAGGACAGCGTCAAGTACGCCGAGCTGGAGGTCCGGTCGCTGACCGGGCACGGGGCGCACTGA